One part of the uncultured Bacteroides sp. genome encodes these proteins:
- the ftsZ gene encoding cell division protein FtsZ produces MTDDIMPFEFPTDTPSIIKVIGVGGGGGNAVNHMYKEGIHDVTFVLCNTDNQALAESPVPVKLQLGRSITEGLGAGNKPERASAAAEESIEDIKTLLSDGTKMVFITAGMGGGTGTGAAPVIAKTAKEMDILTIGIVTIPFLFEGEKKIIQALDGVEQISRHVDALLVINNERLREIYSDLTFMNAFGKADDTLSIAAKSIAEIITMRGKVNLDFADVNTILKNGGVAIMSTGLGEGENRVSKAIEDALHSPLLNNNDIFNAKKVLLNVSFCEQSELMMEEMNEVHEFMSKFDKGVEVIWGVAVDDALGNKVKITVLATGFGMTSIPGMDEVISKRTQEEEERLAQLEEKEEENRRRIVIAYGEEALKGGAKAHKRRRHVYIFNPEDLDNDEIIASVENSPTYQRDKATLEKIKTKATAVETVATPETEDGSNIISFN; encoded by the coding sequence ATGACAGACGATATAATGCCATTTGAATTCCCAACAGACACCCCAAGTATTATCAAGGTGATCGGTGTGGGTGGCGGCGGTGGAAATGCTGTTAATCACATGTATAAGGAAGGCATACATGATGTAACATTCGTTCTGTGCAACACAGACAACCAGGCTCTAGCAGAATCTCCGGTTCCTGTTAAGTTACAATTAGGACGTTCCATTACCGAAGGACTGGGAGCAGGTAATAAGCCCGAACGTGCTTCAGCTGCAGCCGAAGAAAGCATCGAAGATATTAAAACACTCCTGAGCGATGGAACCAAGATGGTATTCATTACAGCAGGTATGGGTGGAGGAACCGGAACCGGTGCCGCTCCTGTTATTGCTAAAACAGCTAAGGAGATGGATATTCTGACTATAGGGATTGTCACTATTCCATTCCTTTTCGAAGGTGAAAAGAAAATTATTCAGGCACTTGATGGTGTCGAACAGATAAGCAGGCATGTAGATGCACTACTTGTTATCAATAATGAAAGATTAAGAGAAATTTATTCTGATTTAACCTTCATGAATGCCTTCGGCAAAGCAGATGATACTCTTTCAATCGCAGCAAAAAGTATTGCTGAGATTATTACCATGCGAGGTAAGGTAAATCTTGACTTTGCAGATGTAAATACCATTCTGAAGAACGGTGGAGTAGCAATTATGAGCACCGGCTTAGGTGAAGGCGAAAACCGTGTAAGCAAAGCAATAGAAGATGCACTTCACTCTCCATTACTAAATAACAATGATATCTTTAACGCAAAGAAAGTATTGCTTAATGTTTCTTTCTGCGAACAATCAGAGCTTATGATGGAAGAAATGAACGAAGTTCACGAATTCATGAGTAAGTTTGATAAAGGTGTAGAAGTTATCTGGGGGGTAGCAGTAGATGATGCACTTGGAAATAAAGTCAAAATTACAGTTCTTGCTACAGGCTTCGGCATGACAAGTATACCCGGTATGGATGAAGTTATCAGCAAAAGAACTCAAGAAGAGGAAGAACGCCTTGCCCAACTGGAAGAAAAAGAAGAAGAAAATCGCCGACGCATTGTTATTGCTTATGGTGAGGAAGCACTTAAAGGGGGTGCTAAAGCACATAAAAGACGACGTCATGTCTACATTTTCAATCCAGAAGATTTAGATAACGATGAAATAATTGCTTCTGTTGAAAACTCTCCTACCTATCAACGAGACAAAGCTACTTTAGAAAAAATCAAAACCAAGGCTACAGCTGTAGAAACAGTTGCTACTCCGGAAACGGAAGATGGTAGTAATATTATAAGTTTTAATTAA
- a CDS encoding GatB/YqeY domain-containing protein translates to MSIFDKVSDDIKEAMKAKDKVKLEALRNIKKYFIEAKTAPGANDTLSDEAATKIIQKLVKQGKDSAEIYISQNRQDLADGELAQVKAMEVYLPKQMSAEELEAAIKEIIAETGATSAKDMGKVMGAATKKLAGLAEGRAISALVKELLA, encoded by the coding sequence ATGAGTATATTTGACAAAGTCAGCGATGACATTAAAGAGGCTATGAAAGCCAAAGATAAAGTGAAACTGGAAGCATTAAGAAATATAAAAAAATACTTCATTGAAGCTAAAACAGCTCCAGGTGCAAATGATACATTATCAGATGAAGCTGCCACTAAAATTATTCAGAAACTGGTTAAACAAGGAAAAGACTCTGCTGAAATTTATATCAGTCAGAATCGTCAGGATCTTGCAGACGGAGAATTAGCTCAGGTTAAAGCAATGGAAGTTTATCTTCCAAAACAAATGAGTGCAGAAGAACTGGAAGCTGCAATTAAAGAAATTATTGCAGAAACCGGTGCTACAAGTGCCAAAGATATGGGTAAAGTAATGGGCGCAGCAACAAAGAAGCTTGCCGGATTAGCTGAAGGGCGCGCAATATCTGCTCTGGTTAAAGAACTGCTGGCATAA